The Papio anubis isolate 15944 chromosome 1, Panubis1.0, whole genome shotgun sequence genome window below encodes:
- the LOC103880215 gene encoding LOW QUALITY PROTEIN: olfactory receptor 2T33 (The sequence of the model RefSeq protein was modified relative to this genomic sequence to represent the inferred CDS: inserted 2 bases in 1 codon), which translates to MEMRNTTSDFILLGLFNHSTAHQVLFMMLLAIVLTSLFGNALMILLIHRDRRLHTPMYFLLSQLSLMDMMLVSTTVPKMAADYLTGNKAISRAGCGAQIFFLPTLGGGECFLLAAVAYDRCAAVCHPLRYPMLMSWQLCLRMTMSCWLLGAADGLLQAAASLSFPYCGAHEIDHFFCEAPVLVRLACADTSVFENAMYICCXLMLLVPLSLILSSYGLILAAVLHMRSPEARKKAFATCSSHVAVVGLFYGAAIFTYLRPKSHRSTNHDKVVSAFYTVFTPLLNPLIYSVRNSEVKGALKWWLGTCVNIKHQQNEAHRSR; encoded by the exons ATGGAGATGAGAAATACTACCTCAGACTTTATTCTCCTAGGACTCTTTAACCACAGCACAGCCCACCAAGTCCTCTTCATGATGCTTCTAGCCATTGTTTTGACCTCCCTGTTTGGCAATGCCCTCATGATTCTCCTGATTCACCGGGACCGCCGGCTCCACACGCCCATGTACTTCCTCCTGAGCCAGCTCTCCCTCATGGACATGATGCTGGTTTCCACCACTGTGCCCAAAATGGCGGCTGACTACCTGACCGGAAATAAGGCCATCTCCCGCGCCGGCTGCGGTGCGCAGATCTTCTTCCTCCCCACGCTGGGGGGCGGAGAGTGCTTCCTCTTAGCAGCCGTGGCCTATGACCGCTGCGCGGCTGTCTGCCACCCACTCcgatatcccatgctcatgagcTGGCAGCTGTGCCTGAGGATGACCATGTCGTGTTGGCTCCTGGGTGCAGCTGACGGGCTCCTGCAGGCTGCTGCTTCCCTGAGCTTCCCGTATTGTGGGGCGCACGAGATCGATCATTTCTTCTGCGAGGCCCCCGTGCTGGTGCGTTTGGCTTGTGCTGACACTTCAGTCTTCGAAAACGCCATGTACATCTGCTG GTTAATGCTCCTGGTGCCCTTGTCCCTCATCCTGTCCTCCTATGGTCTCATCCTCGCCGCTGTTCTCCACATGCGCTCTCCAGAAGCCCGCAAGAAGGCCTTTGCCACCTGCTCTTCACATGTGGCTGTGGTGGGACTCTTTTATGGAGCTGCCATTTTTACCTACCTGAGACCCAAATCTCATAGGTCCACGAACCACGATAAGGTTGTGTCAGCCTTCTATACTGTGTTCACCCCTCTGCTAAACCCCCTCATCTACAGTGTGAGGAACAGTGAGGTCAAGGGAGCCCTGAAATGGTGGCTGGGGACGTGTGTAAACATAAAACACCAGCAAAATGAGGCCCACAGATCAAGATGA